The genomic window CTTCTAATTTTTCACTGTAGTGGCTGAGTGCACTGTTCATGGTATGTGGCCTGGCATGcatggggagaagaagaatgggcaCTCATGCACCATTGTGGCAGTTATGGAAGTAATAGATTCTCCCAAAAGAGTAGCTcaagttgaaaaaaataatggagtGGAAGCCTATTAAAAGGAAAGCACAAGTCTGGTTTGAAATAGCAATTTTTCACTCAGCATGCTTATTTtgtgtagtttgtttgtttttgatctGTTTTATCTGATGTTCCATTTTGGCAGCTATATTCTTTATACCTTAAaaaattcataattatttttgtgtcAACTATTGCTTATATAATTCTAAACTGTATATTGTGTGAATCAGCATATTAAAAAATTTAAGATGACCATCACTTTGCCATGTATGTATAGTTTATTATAGTTTCTAAGTATTGTTTATTACAGTTTTATAAGTATAGTTTATAATAGTATATTGTAAGTATATTTGTAGTTTAAATGTTAGTCTCAGAAGGACTTCCAAGTTTTATTTTAAGGAAATATTAAACAAGATATATGTGTTGCTGATCAGTTTGAGTTTCTGAACAGCCTGATGAAGGACTTGGCGGCTGGGACTCCTGGGATGTGCCGTCCTCTGTAGTCAGTGATGGTGGAGGCAGGTCCTCACTGTCACCAGAGCAATCCTTGTTGCAACAGCAGATCAACCAGTACCGCTTAAGTCAACAGAGGAAAATGCAAGAAAcagaggggcaagaggaggaggaacctaATTATTTCCAGGTATGATTTTCTCTGTTGAGTTTTCCTGTTGTAGGTTCTAACCTTTTGTGGTAAGGCGGAATGGGGTATGAGCCTATTGCACCTCTGAGATCATTTATCACTAGTGAAATGCACTGGTCTTAGGAGGAATAGCAGCAGAAGCATTTGTTTTGAGGTCATGTCAGCTTGAGGTGTGAAATGGGAAGCATTTTAAGTTTGCAGTATTgttcttaaaatatatttttttgtgtgatacCACTTTTATTAAAAATTCTATATtactatgtaatatatgtaatatcctTGTGTAGATCATATACAAGtgtggatgtttatatatttatgttcatgatGATCTTGATGTTCAAATGTTTATGCTGATCCATTATGGATAAGTGTTTGGTTTTTAAAGGGTTTGTAAGAGAAGAAGCCTCACAGGTGCTACATTATGTTTGTCAAGATAGGATTTTGCATGGAATGACAACTGGTGTCTGTAATGATCAGTTTCCAACAACCTGACTCCATGGTAGTAGGCAAAGTAGGAGATAAAGttggtagtttttttgtttttttttggattaGACTcaatgggcatttaggaaggataaagagtgtggaatgactggaagagcactgaCTCCAGGGAGGATGCTATTTTCATACTCAGGATTCTATTCCTGCCTGCTGAAAATTGAGacttaatgaaaaaataagaaaatgatacttattgtcatttctattgcACTGGGTTATGGACTAGCTGGAGAGATAATATGGAGGCTGCAAGGAAAAAAGTCTATTACAGTCTGGATACAGCAAATcatatgacaaatatagacactggaaaatggcacaaaaacaaaaaaagcttatgcagaaaaagtaatgataacattacaaaGGGGAGACAAGGAGTCTTTGACAAGCTAATGCCTGAATTTTGGGCCACATGCAGGCAGGGAAACACCCACATCCAAGGCATTAAGGTTACCAAATGCATTTTATTAATAGGTGGAACAACAAAACAATCTCCCCGGCTGCTGTTGCTTGTTTGGACCCCCAagattatttagatatatgttaGGGAATGATAAAAGTGGCTGTAGTGGTTTAGAGGTAACTTGTGCAGACCATTGACTGGCTACAGTTTGAGTATAGAAGAGTATCCTCTAATACATCAATATAAAAGAGATGTACaaaaaatgacaattattatgTTTCTTGGAATCTACACCTTTCACTTTGCCTCTAGCCTCCAAAATTCAGTGGCAACCTATCAGTGGCTATGGAAGTTATCCTTAGCAGCTTCCCCTATTGTGTTTATTATGTGTATGACCTCCTtagtttctgaaaaaaatattaacctgCATCTTGAGCATACCCAGAGTCAACACAGGGGATCCTCTACAATACCCTCATTGGAAAACAAAAACAGCTGGAGTGGGACACTACCCTTCAATATGCATTTGAAGCCTCCAAGAGTGCTCTTATGTCAACTGCAACATAGGCCTTTCCAATACCTGGGGTCCCTCTTATTCTTACCATGGATGCTAACAGTGTCGGAGCAATTCATCAACATCTCCCTCATACTTCTTCAGCAGAAGGTTTCACCAGGTCAAGCTAAAGTACAGCACTTTCATTCATGAGTGCCCCAAGCTCTACCTTTTGATCCAATAATTCAGATTCCTCCAGGAAGGCACGTCCTTCAACCTCTGCAGGGACAACAGGCCCCTGGTTTATGCTTTTGCCAAGGTAGCCTGCCAGTAGCACCACTTTTCTGCTGTTCAGTAGCTGCATGGAGTCTGTACTTGGCAGTTTTAAAGGAAGAGTAATCAACCTGATCCATGGCATGTCACACTTGTATCCACTCTCATCCATCAAACTTATCACACAAAAATTTGTTTGGTATGAAAAGATGTCTGACATGGGGCCTGCCTGCCAAACTAGTAACATCAACTACACAACATTTCAGGAATATCACAATTCCCAGAACCAAAGTGTCACATCAGTCAACTCCATGTTGACATCTTTGGCCCCAATGTCTGTTTGCCCTTTCCAAATTGTCCACACACTAGTCTGAAGCTATCTTTATGAAGCAGACTGTGCTGAAGCCCTCTTGTGAGGTTGAGTTAGCCAGTTTGGTGTCCCTGATAACATCACAACAATTGAGGGCTAATCTTCATCTCCAAACTGTGGATGTCTAAGGTGCAGCCGATTGGAACAACTGTCCATGAGCCATGTCATACAACTTGACAGTTAACATGATGGTCAAGTACACCCAGTACAGATGGTACATTGTAATGCTCCTGGCTGGAAAGCCATCCATATGTCCTTGCTTGCCCAAGAAAGGAATCCTCGTCTCTCCTGCAGAAATGGCCTACAGTGaagccctcaccatccccactgAATTCTTCCTTACCCCTTATGGCACCAGTAAGGAAGAGTGTCTCATCTGACTCTCACACATTATTGGTAGATGCAGGTAGACCTTCAAGGATgactatcaacatcaccatccagAATCACTCGTCTTGTGGTACATCTTACTAAGGAACAAAGACCACAGAACTCCTCTGTGCAGTCTTCAGATGTAATGCTGAGGCCTATTTCTTCAACATAAAGGGCTACAGGGACTGGGTTTAAACTGGAGCCAACCTACCTGGAGGACAGTGAGACCACTGGATTAGGTCAACCACCTGACAACAAAAGGGACAACAGGCaacctcttccctcatttccccacACTGCATTCAGAGCCTCTCTAACAGGCAATCTCTTGTAACACCTGGTAATCTTGCTGCTGAACTTATGAAGCACTCTAATTGAGATAATGAACTCATGGCCGTCCTGCTTATCAGGAGCCATCCTATGACCTGACTGTAACGCCTATCACCTTGTATATATTGCAAGATTTGTAAGGAATGCGTCAACTCATGTTGGGAAAAAATTGTCTCACTATGAGAAATTGAGCTGAGTGTCAGCTGATGGGGAGTTATTTTGTGCTACTGTTAATGCACATAGTGTAACTACCTAGAAAGATGACATGGAGTCTGCTCAACAAAACTTACGATCTTTTTGGTCTGTAGAGGCAAACCACAATCAGGACATGCACAATCCTTTTGGTGAAATCCACTGAGGCTATTCAATGGTCTCACCTAGATCACACTGTGAATAGGGacgtgaataatagtaatagtgataatttttagataatgaaagataggtatttcatatatatgcattggtgtaacagaatttttttttttttttttcagcctttgttgttattatagtcacATCAAGTCTAACTAGCCATTCACAATTGTATAGAAAATTTAGGATATTAAGGCTCAAGGGTCTCATGATTGGTCTCCTTGTTGCAGGACCTCGCTCCAAGTATAGAAGCGAAGCCACAGGTTGTGATTCTGGAGCGGCCTGAGGAGGAACAGCAAGTATCCAATAGATTATCCTTTACACTTTCTGACCCACTTTTGCAAGTAAGTGATGTACTTTTGTCGTTTTCCTCTGATATGGTTTCTGTCTGTGTAACATATAATTTTGTTCGGTGATTAGGGATTTCTCTTTGTCCATTATTAATTAATGTTaccacatattcatatttttttcttgaatagagcaataaaatataattagatGAGAAGATAGTCTTTCCATTTTCTAAAACAGAAAAGGTCACTGAGTTACCATCAATTATCATTTGTTGAGAACTCCATGTATTATAAGGATGATTAAAGACAGTGTTAGAATAGGTAATTCTTTAGTTAGAGTATTCAAATGGAGGCATTGTTAGACCTTTAGATATATCTGAACAATCAACTGGGGAAGAGGTCATGATATAAACGACTCCAAGCAACATTAAATCATGTGTCCAAAGTTCCAGTTCGGAAGAACAAACGTTTCCTCTTCTTTCAGTCATCAGAGCTTGAGGACTGGGTTGACGACAGTGAAGGCTGGGAAGGGGAAGCAGATGAAGGAGATCTGGATGCTGTCCTGCGAGAGAAACGACAgtatgagagggagaggcgaagacaAGAACATCTGAGACGCAAAGCTGAAAGAGATGCAGCTCGGACAAATAAACTTGCTACTAGCAAGATTGCTACAAAGATCTCATAGGGAGGGTTGTTTCACTGCCTCCAGATTATATTTGTAGTTGTGATGCACATATTTCAGATTATTAGGGTAGGCActcacaaaaacaaattaaacacacacacatacacatacgcacgcatgcgcacatacacatacgcacgcacacagacacacacatgcacacgcacacgcacacgcacacgcacacgcccacgcccacgcccacgcacacgcacacgcacacgcacacgcacacgcacacgcacacgcacacgcacacgcacacacacacacactcacacccacactcacactcactctcactctcactctcactctcactctcactctcactctctctctctctctccctctccctctccctctccctctccctctccctctccctctccctctccctctccctctccctctctctctctctctctctctctctctctctctctctctctctctctctctctctctctctatcattcacttgCACTTTCATTCACACTCTCATTCACGCGCACATTcacgtacacattcacatacacattcacgtacacattcacgtacacattcacgcacgtgcgcaatcacacacacacacacacacacacacacacacacacacacacacacacacacacacacacacacacacacacacacacacacacacagacacacacacacacacagacacacacacagacacacacacagacacacacacacacacacacacacacacacacacacacacacacacacacacacacacacacacacacacacacacacacaaacaattacagATGCACCACAGCACATTGTCTCCTTCCATATCCACTATCTCATACACAGAGTGCCTAATGCAATCTTTGAGACTAAAGTTATAAATCTTTATTTTAGTATTAAGTGAATAAGAAGGAATATTTAAGTGTTTTTGCTAGTAGAGACATTAAGTTTTAGAGGAATGACTTTTTGATGGTCTTCTTACTGTCGATGTTGACAAGCAGACAAATAGGAGGTTTTTATATTCAGGTTAGGCTTGGCATGCCGTGCTGaagcttattgtcattattcaggATGTTATCTTTTGGTGAAGATTGTGCTCATGTTGAGGATTACGTCAGGAGAGTAGTAGGAGTGTTGTGAAGACAAATATCGAAATACAATTGTTGATTGATTTTTAAAGGAAAGTCCttgtatttttcactttttatgaTATAGATTATTGATATCATGTGATATGTAGTGtccaaaaatgagagaaaattaatGAACCTCAAAATATGTCCACTGAATCATGTTATCTGTGCTTGAATTATTGAATGTATGACTGATCAAAATTTGCGtataaaacacaaatatgtagACTAAAGAGAGTGGGAAAAACAACCCAACATTATTTCTTTAATGATATGAAGGAGGAGaaatttagatataaaaaaaaaaataataattcagtgGTTCTTTCCGGCtcttgatatttatataattgtgctTTAATTTTTCTATAGATTTTTATcagatatttgcatattttttttttattatctctgcaACTCATAGAACGAAATTTGAAATAGGACTGAAGTATTTATCATTTGTAATATACtgcagatattaaaaaaaaaaaacgatacaagTCTGGAATTAtcaaatttattttgttttactgatatttatatatcattttctctGTTGGGTAGTTAGTCAAACATAATTTGTGGTATGTGAAAATTAGACATGTATTTATGACAAGATAAGATTATTATTGAGCATTTTTTTGTCTTATAAAACAGGAAAAAGCATTCCAGAGGTTATTTCCCAACTTCATATAAACAAAATCTTTTTTATATCTTGCTTTGTACATATGGCTTTTATGCTGGTCGGGACACCTGAATAGACACTTGAGGGGTAATAAAGCTTTATGTATGCAAATAGCCTGTTTCTCTGTTCTAtctagtgtttgtgtttttggacATGTAGTAGGTATTTAAATATTATTGATCATTTAGATTTAACAATCTCTGTTGTGACTTTAGCCTGCAAGGGAAAGGCTGCTGTTTTGGTACTCTTGAATCTtgtaagaaggaaaaaggaaaattttctAAAATTTACATTATAGAGCAATTTGACATTACATGACCAACATGTTAACTGAGCAATTTCAAAAGCCTCCTAGATTTGTTTAAATAAGGTGACAAAAATAATTAGTGACATGTTTTCTCTTGAGTTTTATATTGGGAAATATTGGTTATCAAATTCTGTGTTATTTTGTCTCACCTagattctaaaaaaaagaaaaataaataaataaacaaataaataaatattacaaaatatcAAATTTTGTGTGCAGGAAAACAGCAGTTTTGTAAATGAATTTTAGGGATTAGAAATAATTAGAATGTTGTCTTATCTTACATatttaatagttttatttttacttgtattGAATGGTTGGGATGGGTAGTGGTTCATTTGAATGGAAGTTATGCTAAATTGCctgtaatgaaaaacaaaatcataatatttGCAAAATGTTTAAGGAAAGTGGATACAGCACAGAGAGATTCCAGTTACTTTCTAAGggatttatatacatcatatttgaATTCAAATGCTTTGAATACTtctcttatcatcattgcttGATTTTAGCATATGAACTCTGAAAAGTAATGATTATGTGAGTTCGTGCCCGTCAATATTCTGTTGCTCTAGTCGTTAAAAGTGTTAGATTTCCAAAGTGTTTGTATACGGGCTCTTAGTATTAATGATGCTTTTTCTGATCTAATAACATGGTCTGCAATAAATCAcaagaatacaaagaaaatatttgaaaaaataatctTAGCTTCAGGATCAACAATGCGTGCTTAAActgatgaaaatagttataataataatacaaaaagaacTAGGCACAGTGTGAGCTCAGCCTCCACAGAAATATTTTGTGCAGATTTGTCACATCCGTCTATGTAGTTTGCAAGGAATTCATAGCAAGTTGGTTTAAAGGTTggtaatatttttgttatatagttTCCAGaggaaagtgtgtgtatatgtgtgtgggtatatatatatatatatata from Penaeus chinensis breed Huanghai No. 1 chromosome 24, ASM1920278v2, whole genome shotgun sequence includes these protein-coding regions:
- the LOC125038196 gene encoding receptor-binding cancer antigen expressed on SiSo cells-like isoform X2 gives rise to the protein MILMIAVKKVKSLLLLILSLVRRCFCCLRKRRHSDAHLPIAVTGDGELNSAPSQPDEGLGGWDSWDVPSSVVSDGGGRSSLSPEQSLLQQQINQYRLSQQRKMQETEGQEEEEPNYFQDLAPSIEAKPQVVILERPEEEQQVSNRLSFTLSDPLLQSSELEDWVDDSEGWEGEADEGDLDAVLREKRQYERERRRQEHLRRKAERDAARTNKLATSKIATKIS
- the LOC125038196 gene encoding receptor-binding cancer antigen expressed on SiSo cells-like isoform X1, with translation MFVGRIIKYIFRSRVFSYLQFIVDAGTIRNSPVKSAVLLRMILMIAVKKVKSLLLLILSLVRRCFCCLRKRRHSDAHLPIAVTGDGELNSAPSQPDEGLGGWDSWDVPSSVVSDGGGRSSLSPEQSLLQQQINQYRLSQQRKMQETEGQEEEEPNYFQDLAPSIEAKPQVVILERPEEEQQVSNRLSFTLSDPLLQSSELEDWVDDSEGWEGEADEGDLDAVLREKRQYERERRRQEHLRRKAERDAARTNKLATSKIATKIS